TTATTCTAGccatgatggcagcgtaatttttttaagggtaagttttaagttacatttttcattctaataaagtaaaggaattctaaggttacgttactgttctattgatgttatattaatgcataaccactgaaaaccgctgtaaccgatcatccattgaaatgacttgaatttcgctgtcctctctttttatttgctgctatttctgcctattatcgtattgttgtcctcataggcttgaatgttttttattctttgtaaaccatgtacccatctcctcataatgcccattgggccacaaggataggataataagtaaaaaaattttgcctgtaaaatggactgcatgcggtgttctgtgtactatacatttgttaatacctggtaaacacgtgcagatttctttttatgtctgataTAAGTGAACGAAAATGGGAAACAGATCTTTCATTTAAGCGTAACCAATATTTTATTCTAgcgtaacaacagtcaaacgcgggcatataagacagccctagatgagataatgcacacatacctgaagaagatagatctagtggcagtgacgcagtttaaagagcttctgccgttgccttcgcgcttccctctctttgttgatgccttttacaaaaaaaaccgaaacctcaagaaaacgtagaacttcttgtcaaagctggtttttcatgctTTGGGCACCCTAGTTGGGGAAAGGCTACAGGTGACCcgaaaaatcagctagactcgctacatgtaacttgtttttgctaaagaacacagtaaaagcatcttccacggccttcacagcggttgacaaggtctgactaagatagacaaggcctccattgtcaaaatgcgtagtgcaatagcgaagcagcgtcggcactagcttcagctttacttacgcaaaggaagcctgcacactgtggtcaagaattttgggcagtgatctttcttgcaacataacagtatagtagatcaaagcactactgctccttctttcttgtttttttccccctagtactcacgaaaagtaaggtgcatgcttaggatactcaggaaacatcgtgggtatagcgtagggtttcaggcgtggtttatcgcggggaatctcgtggacaacgccgttcacggtgatagagaacgcgcgctcgactaagctgttttcgaaatgttttttacaaaccacagcagttggtgccggccttctgtccgctctcctgatcattcttgcccattctgctgccgcttcgtatcagtggtggagtgaacaaggatacacgccctttgttcgagcggtaaccgcttcgacacaacggcacaaagcaggtcctctccttgcactgtctcttcagcattttttcatcgccgccgcatagttctcgtaatgacaggcacacgaacacagcagcgacgcactcactctttgacaacactaagaacaaacacgcaacgctgtattaacactgaaaacgccaacatagaaaccgacgcaacagctgcgaaactgatatgcgaagcagacgacacgcgcagtctgcacccacccatgtggcagcgacctctgtcggccaccgtgggcattcgttgcaggcggcgccacgctcctccattgaaaagagcgggtgcacGGCACACTAGACAGTATATTCTAGACACTATAGCCTGGACTATAGTTTAGGTTGCGCACTCAACTATTCATTAATCCGACACATTCGGCGCTGTTCCAGTGCAGTTGCGAAATACGAGAATGAACTTTAATGACGAGGATGGCTCAGTGCCCTAGGCAAGGGTATCGGTAGTAAGTTTCATCAGATGAATAACTATAGCCGCCACGTGGGCAAATGACATCAAGGTCGCATATAGGCATCCCCACGCCACGATTACGGCACAGTGCGAAACACGAAATGCGATGTCTGTTTCGCTTTCGCCATACTTCTCTCATTTTAATGCTTGCTAAAAAAAGACACGCATTAACTAGCTCGGGCCCTTTCGTTTCAAATGcgcgtaaaacgcagaaatgttcCGATTAGGCAAGCGAAAAAACCAATTGAAGGTCCTTTATTTTCTAGGAGACTTAGGATGAGTAGATAACTTGTCTTTGAGGTCTTGGGGCCTTTCTTTGGAGCCTGTCTGGTCTGGCGTTCGGAGCCTTCCGGGTCTGGCCCCTTGGAGCTGGTGGAGGCTTGCTTTTCTATGACCCTTCCCTGATGCTGCCGATGTCTGCGCCGTCACACCTGCGACGACCTCTTTGAAGTGGTTGTCTGAAGCTCTACCTAATGGAGTAGAAGACAGTTGCAACTGCTCGAATTCCGAGACTGAATCGTCCAAAATACCAGGAGCATCCCCTCCGATTCCGTGTCTGACAAACTCCTCTGCTCTTTGGCTGAGGGACATCAAAGCCAAAAGTTGCTTCTGGTGCTCTTTGCCTTTTGGAGGTTCCACTAATTCTGCTGACATTGTAGTCTTTGTGATGGGCAGCTCTGTCGCATTACAGTAGGcgagttagtttttttttttttcacgatgtaAACGCAAAAGGAACTCTTTTAATCAAACGAAAGACAATGGTTAGGAGTAGATGAGATGGACTAGACAACTTTTATCACAGCCTTGTGACCTTCATAATGCACTCAAAAGAAATACCCGAAAAGAGCGGAGCAAGCTCTCTTTGGAAACGGGTCATTTAGGTGGGTGGCTCTTCTGATGTCGCCCGGCCGTCTGGGTTGGAGGAGCTGTTGGGTGCAGGCGCCGGGGCTTGCATTCGCGGGGCTGAAGTGGTCGCAGTGGGGATTTGAGGCACAGGCGGAAAAGGCACTGGAATGCTTTGGATAGCCAGCCGGGAGTAGGTTAGTGCCCCCAAGCTGTGCAGCACAGTGCCGGGCCGGCCAGGAGGAAGACTTGCCAGAACGGTCTGGGCGTTGGTGAGACTCTCCATGGGTTCAACTGAACCCCTAGGGAGCCCAGTCTTAGCCCATATGAACCACTCGGTGGCGTCAAAGGAGGTCGGGAGGCCAGCTCCGGAGTAGCCCACAGTTGCCCGCAGCTCTTCTGCTGTTTCTAGGCGGCGGGGGCGATCCTCAGCTTCGGTTTTATCCAATGCCAATTGACGGCTTCGCATGCTAAGGGCAAGTGCAAAAATCCTGGCGTTCATGAAAACTAGTGCCTCATTTACACACCCGACAATACGAGCTTTCAGAGACCTCTGTTGCATTCGGAGGATACCGACAGAGTGGATGAATGCGTGAAGGTCGGGGGCAACAGCCACGGCAAGTGGCGAATTGGTCACAACTCCCAAGAGTTTTAGATATGGAAAGTACGACTTCTCGATAGCAGCAAATTCATCTACTTCTGTGTAGAACTTCAGCTGGTCAATCAGTTCTCGTGTCCAAACCCACTCTACCCACTCGTGAACCTGTAACCCGGTCAGGCTACGCATGAAAAcaacgtcgtcgaagattgtGCAGTCTTTGCAAAACGACTGCATGGTGCTCTTCCGGAACTTGGCGAGTGGATGATTAGGAAAGTTGACAAAGAACATGTCAATGGCAGCAAGGATTGCGTTGAATGCTTTGTGGTTGACGAGCTCAGCGCCAAAGTATTTGGCGGTCATGAGTGTGGATTTCACAGTGGTGTGGTGACCGTCCATCGGATAGGTTGTAGCTATTGACAGTCCGCGAGTGACTAAAGACTGCAAGTCGGCCTCGTTGGGTGTTGTGGTCGCCAGGGTGATCCGATGCGAGTAGCACAGCAGGAAGGCTAGGGTCGTGTCATTGCAATATGCCTCTTTACTGTGAGGGGCATCACCATGGTAGTCTGGAACAGGGATTTCGTGAACGTTAATCAAGTCCATCGGACACAGGAATTCCCCGGCCTTTTTGATCACTAGGCCTCTGTCGACCACAAAGTCTTCTGTCAATTGAATCGTCATTGTCTTTGCAACATCGTGCAGTAACACCGCAGCCATGTCACCGCAGACTCTGTTGTTGGAGAACATGTGTTTAACTCGGGCTGGAAGGTCCCCATCGTCTCGCTTCCGGTAGAGGCGGACGACAGGTTTCTGGAACGGATCAGCATTGAAAAAACGTTTTAGGTCTTGAAGCCCGGTGGTCTTCCCTTCAAGCCCGGTGGTCTTCGTCCAAGCCCTCAACTTCACAACTTTTCTAATCCCTGTCGAGGGCAAGTAGATGGCGATCCCCTCGCCTTTTTCAGAACGTGCATATTCGCCTGGATCAGACATGTAGAGAGAACACACACAAACAATATCACA
The sequence above is drawn from the Dermacentor andersoni chromosome 7, qqDerAnde1_hic_scaffold, whole genome shotgun sequence genome and encodes:
- the LOC126534195 gene encoding uncharacterized protein, whose amino-acid sequence is MWKSMREYARSEKGEGIAIYLPSTGIRKVVKLRAWTKTTGLEGKTTGLQDLKRFFNADPFQKPVVRLYRKRDDGDLPARVKHMFSNNRVCGDMAAVLLHDVAKTMTIQLTEDFVVDRGLVIKKAGEFLCPMDLINVHEIPVPDYHGDAPHSKEAYCNDTTLAFLLCYSHRITLATTTPNEADLQSLVTRGLSIATTYPMDGHHTTVKSTLMTAKYFGAELVNHKAFNAILAAIDMFFVNFPNHPLAKFRKSTMQSFCKDCTIFDDVVFMRSLTGLQVHEWVEWVWTRELIDQLKFYTEVDEFAAIEKSYFPYLKLLGVVTNSPLAVAVAPDLHAFIHSVGILRMQQRSLKARIVGCVNEALVFMNARIFALALSMRSRQLALDKTEAEDRPRRLETAEELRATVGYSGAGLPTSFDATEWFIWAKTGLPRGSVEPMESLTNAQTVLASLPPGRPGTVLHSLGALTYSRLAIQSIPVPFPPVPQIPTATTSAPRMQAPAPAPNSSSNPDGRATSEEPPT